atatcgcaaaaacaaataacgctGCATACAAACGCTCAGAAGGGAGCCGACCGCGCGTCGATTTCGACCAAATTTGATTACCATAAAAACGGTTCTAGTGAGTTAATCTTAAAAGATAAACATATACTGTTgcagacatttttttagatcatttcaagaggaataattctttcatacatatatttttgatatcttgAACCGTTTTCGCAGCGCACGCAACGGAAGCCCTCAAGGATGAATAATTTTCCCcgcttttttcactttttccataatttttttcgctcctaataattgcagcgtgatgttatatagcctaaagccttcctcgataaatggtctattcaacacaaaaaaaatttttcaattcgaaccagtaattcccgagattagcgcgttcaaacaaacaaacaaacaaactcttcagctttataatattagtatagattttaagtGTTAGCGTTCACACTTTAATAACATATGTACCAGACTAATTGTCTtcagtttttatgttatttataattatgtagtatAGATGAATGCTGATCCAAAAAAAGTTGagaacaataatttaaagtaagctATGTTTTTTGCTTTTAATAGAGCAGTGTGATACCGCTTCGCATTCAAAGCgagtcaaaatattttcataataaaaaataaaaatagccttaATCCTATTTTTACTATTTGATAACTTTCATATCGCTCGTGCAGATTATCATCAAAGCATAATGTAGACTTATTCATTCACTTATTAATCAGCATAATAGCTCAAGCATACTTAAAGTATTACAAAATGTtgccgaaataaaaaaaaaatgaaatagcaATTTTTATCTCAATCAATTCTTATAAATCAAATCCAAAGTCATAAAGttgtattgattttactaaataaattgcttcataaaaagtataatagcCAATTAAGCGCCGCGAAACAATTTAAGCATTTACTTGTAAGCTAAAGTTAATCGGCTTATTAACAGTTTAGTtagaaaattctttaaaaaaaaaatatgttatcctaccttttcattttaataacaatttttcaatTTGTCACGGGCGAAAAAGGTCAGGATAATGCAGAGATGCTAGGGATGGACACTaagcataatataaaaatcgacAAAGATACTATCATAACGAAAAACATGATCCTTCAAAAGAAAAATCGTGTAAAAAGTGGTGAGATGTAtaaatgaagtttttatttttattttatttttttataagaatgggatcttgtttattttttttctctttggggataagtgagtcagtgtaattacaggcacaatgcacataatatcttagttggtAGCTGGCGCTTTTACAgtataaagaatggttaatattaatgaaattgtcACCTCTTATGGGAaccatttaacattttatatggtgttttatcattaattgagtatagaaaaatacatttgattttgttACAAAAGTCAACACTCACAATCACGGAAATGTCGAGCCGGATTGGTCATACAGTTCATTTCCTAAAGAAGTCAAGAGTCACGTTGAgcaatttaaaaagaatatgtCCGAATGCCTTAAAGAAGTTCAGAAGAATGACAAAAGACCAATAAAAAGTTTGTCACCCATGAAAGAATCACCTGTACACGGCGAATGTCTTATTGCGTGTGTTTTAAAACGGAACGGTGTTATTGAAAACGGAAAAATCCATAAAGGTTTGTATGTTTAAACATTTCTTCGATAGTTTTTGAAATTTGTGTTACGTCAATAATACGATGtttattacagataatttaCTTTCATTAGTGCGCAAATTTTATGAGAAAGatgataaattaatgaaaaaattagaGAAAAACTTAGATCGCTGTATTGAAACAAGCATAAAGAATAAAAACGACTGTGCAATGGCCTCACATCTAAATGACTGTACAAATGATCTCATGatgaataacaaacataaaattatagtgaactattaattatatggaaaatataatataatattaaagcataacttaaataacagtttaaatgttaaaattagctTGCTGATAAAaacctattataaattataaacactttaaAAACATCATCAATAATTACAAcgattgttgttttatttaatctataaattgattgccttaataaatatttacaattatactcGTGCTTCGTCCTCGAGATTAGTAACGTGTGAGTATTATTGAACAAAATGTAGTAACGCATAGGTGACACCACTTCATCACtatagtttagaaaaaaaacaaattgccaCTACCAAAGTGGCAAcactaaaacaaaaagtaaataaagtatgttCCTACCCCACTCAAGTCAGCCCACCTGTGCTGAGCTTTTAGTAAGCAGCCTCATTCGTATTTTAGTGCTCAACCACTTCGCTTATTCGCACACAAATTAGGCAAAAATCATGCCGAAACGTGTAAGCGATAATAGTATAGAATTTATAGCAAAAAAATTGCGAAAACTGGAAAAGGATTACGCTCACGTcgtaaaaaacataataatgtttCATTAAGTTCGTCATCATCGTCGTCGTGTCCATCTGCAAGTCCATCTTCTTGTTCATCGAGAGTATCCTCGCCAAACCCAGACTGTGAGTACTCTAACTATTCTATTATAATCGGTTTGAATGTATTAGAATTGTCTACGAAACGGCcaaatttgtaaatatgcaTCAGAGTAGTCTGTGGGACTAGCTCATCGCATTTGTATTGTAACGGCCGTAAGCAcacaagtttataaaaatatgcacCAGAGTAGTCTGCGGGACTAGCTCATCGCATTTGTATTGTAACGGCCGTAACAgcattagtttataaatatgcaCCAGAGTAGTCTGCGGGACTAGCTCATCGCATTTGTATTGTAACGGCCGTAAGAgcataagtttataaatatgcatCAGAGTAGTCTGCGGGACTAATTCGTCGCATTTAAATTGCAATGGCGATAAACGCCAAGCTTGTTATTATGCATGAGAGTAGTCTGAGGGACTATCTTGCCGCATGTGAATCGTATCTAAACTTAATCTAAAGTTGCGTCAGTGTTCTGTGGGAACATTTCGCTACAATTCTACACCTACCCtccacataataataaaaatatttagatgattttttactctaaatataacaatgaaggtaatataatgtttttatgacaTTAGATTAACCACCGTCGTCTCCTTACAGGCCAGGAGACAATTGCAAATATTGACATAGAACAGCATATGGCCCAAAATAGCGAAATTCCGCACATTGAGATAAGCGACAATTCAGAAAATGACACAAAGCTCCATGTTTGCATGAAGAACCAAGCGGCGTCGTTAACACCGAAATACAGGACATATTGGGAGCGGATCCGTCCGTGACTATTGAATATGGCCCAGACATTAACAAGGACATTAAAAAAGCATCCAGATTTACACATATTGCTACGTCTGGGTTAAGCAGAGAGACTCGTAAAGATCTTCTTAAGAAGTATCTAGTACctgaaaattgtaaaaatataacggCACCACAGCTAAATGCTGAAATTAAGGCGGCTCTAACGGACCAGGTGGTCATAAGAGACAGAGCCATTGAATCAAGACAAAAACAAATGGCGGCTGCCATTTCATCCTTGGgcaaaatattttcgtatcaaTTGAGTACCAAAGATATAAACAACGTCTTGATAAAGAACCTTATGGACGTTGGTAGACTATTCTGCGACATCAATCATACCGAATCGGAGGCAAGGCGTAGCTTTGCACTTTATTCTGTTAAAAAAGAACTCAAAGACCAATTATCATTAACAAAAATTGACAAATACCTATTTGGTAACGACTTAGCAGAGACTTTTAAAACAGCAAAGGCTGTTTCAAATTCTATTTCGGATATTAAGCCGAATGCACCCAAGAAACCGAAACTTGCAGCTTCCTCTACGAAAAATTTAAACTGGATGGCGAGGACCCCGGCTCGCAGGCAACCGACGGGTCCACCGCCGCGTCACCAGCTGCCTGTCACACACAACGCGCCGCCTCGCGCGCCCTTGTCGCACAACTACGCGCAGCGATCCAAGCAGACCCGCCGCCCGTAGATCCGGTACGTTACGCTGGCAgacttaaacatttttgtaagcAATGGTCCCTAGTAACACGTGATCAGTCTATCTTATCATGGATAAACGGTTACCAAATAAAGTTTAATCAACCAGTCCATCAACCATGTTTGCCAAAGCCAAACACATTCACAGATTCTGAAAGATCCCACTTGGTTGATACCTTACGTAACCTTTTGTCTATTGGGGCAATATCTCAGTGTGAAATTCTTGGTACCGAAACCGAATGGCAAAATGAGATTtatcctaaatttaaaaaaattaaataaatttatccatACGGAACATTTTAAATTGGAGGACATACGTACTGTCCTAAAACTCATTTCTAATGAGTGTTATATCGCGACGCTGGATTTGAAAGATGCATATTTTCTTGTTAATATACACCCAGGTTCACGAAAATATCTTCGCTTTATTGTAGATGATAAATTGTATGAATTTAACGTTCTGCCCTTCGGTATCTGTACGGCGCCATTCATTTTTACAAAACTGATGAAACCTGTCATAAGCTTGTTACGGTCATGTCGTTTTATATCATCTACATACctagatgatttatttttagctGGTTATTCCTATCAAGAGTGCATACAAAACATTGATATCACTCGAATGTTACTACAGGCGTTAGGGTTTATCATCAACGAAGATAAAAGTGTCAAAGTACCTTCAAAGTCCTGTAAGTACCTAGGATTTGAAATCGACACCCATAAGTGGCAGATAAGCTTACCCTCAGACAAAATAactcgaattaaattaaagttagaaaatatcaaaacattaaaacgGTGCAAAATAAGACCAGAGATATGTCCGGCGAAGACCCGATTTTATAATAGACCTGTTATTCAAAATGAAGGTAACATGGCACTAGCACGAACATTGTGTTCTCTTTGATTTAGTATGCTAGGTATATGAATCCAAAATTACAAtgttacctatttttttttgttattttcttaagtttatgtattatttttttgtcgaggaaaaataaatattaatgatctaTGACATGaccttattatttaagatattccCTCCACTTACTCTCAACATCTACATTTTGTTCAATAATACTCGCACGTTACTAATCTCGAGGACGAAGCACGagtataattaatgattaaacgAACTTACCTTTAAGTGAAGTTCTATCATAATTATACGAAGTGCTTCGTTCGAAGAGATTAGTAACACCCACCCTCCCTAAGTAGCCCGCAATAATTGATGGAGGAAATATCCAATAAGCTTTAAACTAAATGAGGCTGCCTACTAAAAGCTCAGCGCAGGTGGGCTGACTTGAGTGGGGTAGGaacatactttatttactttttgttttagtgTTGCCACTTTGGTAGtggcaatttgttttttttttctaaactataGTGATGAAGTGGTGTCACCTATGTGTTACTACattttgttcaataatattCACACGTTACTAATCTCTTTGGACGAAGCACGAGTATAATTATGATAGAACTTCACTTACAGGTAAGTTCGTTTAATCATTACTTAAATCTTTAGCTATAAATTTGAGCAATAacatattgttattgtaaaatgcAAGTGACCTGCTTATAcatgaaaaaatacaataacttattatttcgattgtattttcaaaattgtcaataaagaaactttattttttaaatcgatcatgtttgaaaaatgtatctatagattttttaaactgCCGTTGTGATGTAGTTAggcaagaaaatatatatatttaataaaaaaatatttttacaacaatttaaaataacataattaataatttatcatatatatatttgaaattctatgagtttatttataattaacatagtaaattttttaaatacataatttttttaacaatgtttttcaCATACTTTAATAGTATgattattgtaatgtataagCTCAACTACCTGGGTGTACAGGATACTACGATAGTCTAATGACATAAAAGTTTGTGTTACGGCAACATTGCCATTTTGCCATTTACAATACAATTGACATTTGTCAATAATATCTTGATTAATAAAGTGTTCGCTAAAAATCGCGCGGGTGTACGAGCTGATATCCTGCCTGATAACCACTCGGCCCTGGAATCCAACAATCCACGGCGGCACTCAACATATGTGCAAACACAAGCCACCCAATACTATTAAGGCGAGCTTGGCGCCGTGGGAGTTTCAGCGGTGTTCCTTATTGTATCGTAgtgtttttatactttttgtgCATCACTCAAGTAATTGTTAGGTGTTTAGGATGGAAGATTTTTTGATAGGATTCCGTGAGAAATAGCAACTTAGTAATCAGTAGTTATTTCAAAAATCTAGTTACTACTCAGGTgcgttatattataacaatataatgcaCAATTCCAATGTAaggttaagttaaataaaaaaatgaaaatatgtttaaaatcatCAATGATCGAACGTTAGGATGTTCGTTCTTCAGTCTCAATAATGACCATATGAGTGATTTCGTGATCAAGTTCTAGAAAGTAGTTAGTAAGAGATTATATGGCTGGGTCTTGAAAATTTGATTAACTTGTGGCCTAATTTTGACAAAGGTGTTTTTAGATGGTTTTtagtaaagttattataattcttTACTATAAGGCAGCATCTGCAGGTTGCAGATTGCTTGACAGGCAAGGGCCACAAGGTGGCAAAATAAACTAAAGGTGGGCCAAAGTCATGATATTAACCATAGAAGCCCAATATACCTACGTATAATTGGTCATATTTCATAGAAGAATaaaaatgctattaaaaattgttaaaagacatggaatttaattcaatatttgttaattaaatgaaGGGCAAAAGTATACTAAATATGTATCTTTAAAAAGCCCACACATTAtcccttttttttgttatggaaGATTTTACCCTGACAGGGGACTGTCGTAACTATCCAGGGGAATGTTTTAAGGACAAAAACAAGTATTTTGGTTTATTAAAGTAATCAGtcgttatttttctttatcgtttttaaaatatgtaattttttggaataaatcaaCTGTATTaaaacaagatttatttattatagtgacTTTTCTTAAGAGCTAATAACATTTGTGTTAAACTTAACAAAATCAACTAAATTTTAGTTCAACGGTTTTTTTTAAGACTAATTGTATGACACTAAAGTcagtctttataataataaaaaattcaaatatagacAAAGAAAAATTACTACAACTAATCATTTATCACAAccaatatttttactttgaaacaTTTGAAGGGTCCACTGCAATAATGATGAATGTcctttgtcttttgttttaagataattgggttttaaatttataaacggtgtaaaaaaaaaaaacctgcagataataaaattttgtttattaaagttaaagtatatgtatcatatattatttctttggaaaaaaaatcattcttagggcattataaactaactaaaaataatctaatcttAAGTAAGTCTTTAAAAATAAGGACTATAATGAGCATTGGCCACACTTCGTTGACAGTCAATAATGATAGATGTCCAAATGCCTGTTTTAATTAACGTCTgattctttaatatttgtagCATGAGGAAGTTCATCGTAATAACGTCTCGTTTCAGGCCTACAAAACTTTTTCAGGAACTGCAGGTCGTTATATTTTGCTGTTGATATAGGCAGCTTCTCGTTATAAGCCAAACCAGGTAATTTGAATTCGCCCTCATTAACTGCCTTCATAGACCGAAAAGAAACTGGTGTGTTGACCACACTTGATTCCCATggacaattattaaaatgtctGTGAAACATGAGCCGTGGATGTTCTTTCTGGACTCTAAATTCACGCATAGGTCTTATGGGAAAAGGAcaagtttttttgtaaaacggTATCAGAAATGCAGTCTAGCCCTTGAATGCATCTTGTGAGCATTCGATGACATTGAGAGGTTTCGGTCTCTGTCGAGCTCCACGCACATGTTCGGCCCATTCTTCAGGAAGTTCAATCCTAGCCTTTTGATTTAAGTAGGCCATGTTACGATCGCACTCCATGTAAGAGTGCCCTCTTATCGGGAATATAACTGTGACAGATTCTAAGCGATTGCAGCAGTGAACTATGTAGTGTAACATTCTAAAGatggtataatttttattttgaccacCACATGAGTCACAGAAAATTATAAGAGATTTGACCTGTACCTCCATTTcattatatatgaaatgaaaCAGATGAGAGGCCACATCGTCTGATCCTTTTTTTCCAATACTCTCATTATAAGCGAAAAAATAAGACGAGGAATCGGCAAGCACATgaacattaaacataaaataactcagctgtcttttataatatacatcgtTTGTAGTTATGTTCGGAACAGGAAGATTTTTTGAGATATCCATTGCAATCGCTATTGTTGTGACATCTTGCCTAGCTCTCAAACgagcttttctttttttatcataaaaaacttCAGCTCTCTTTTTATGTTCTAAGTTTTCAATTTCGAGCCTTCGAAGTTGAGACAAAATCTGAGATTTTTCTTGGCCATCTGAAAGAGAAGCAATCTTAATTTCAAAATGCTTTTTCTCAGCTTGAAATTCATCGCAAGTAGAACATGTATTCATCCTGGGATAACCGAATGATATGTTGAAATTTTTGTTGAAATAGTTGCGATATGTTTCGTATGATACTTTGTTATTTGGATTGTTTTCATTATACATTTTGTGAATCTTAGACAAGTTCAACTCATCcgacagatatattttttgactcTCCCGTAAATTATAGTGGCCTTTTTTACCATTAATTGTTTTTAGAGTGTCAATTTGCTTGTACATCAAATCAGTAGTTTGTTTAGAAAGCTTTGTTTTAACATGTATCCCCCGTTTATCTTTTTGGACAACGCCATGCTCAGTCAGTTATTTCTGAAGAAATTGAAGTCTTCTTCCAGTGATACCATGTAAGGATATAAAAGCTTTTCTACACACCGGTAACTCGTAAGTATCATCCCCAATCATACGAATCTTGTAAGAATAtgacttattatgtaatttcgcATTTTATTCACCTACTCGTGGACGACGACGTTGTACATTAGATACGGTTATAAGCCCGCTTAAATAATTATCCTGATCATACCTGTTCGCAAAACTATTAAATTGTCTTATTATTCTTGTCCTCTGCTCTTCActtattaattcaaaacatttaaaacgatTACACTTGCAATCATCGCCAATTTCATGTCCTTGAAGTCGAAGTTTCTTTAAAACATCACTTATTCTTCCTgtctgttttctttttttcgtGTTTCTTGTCATTTCGTTGTCCTCTGTCATTATATTAAGAAAGAAAACACTAAAATCCGTATaataacctacctacctaataaCGAACGCAAGACTCACAAAGACTGACAAAACAATTGGCGGGATTGCCGCTGATTTGACAACAAGATGGCGGTCAGTGCGATGCGCTGGACATTTATCGTTATTGCCGTGAATACCTGTGACGTTGAGCGTTCTAGCCGTGTagccaaaatattaaaaacatatttgtctCGGGACTGCAAGCGATATTGGTAAGTTTGTAAACAAGATTTGAAACTACATAGTCAAGTGACCGAATGGCATTACTGGTTaagaattaaatgtttttggaCATTCATCATTATTGCAGTGGACCCTTCATTTGTACTTTTGAACAAACTAaggtaataaactttaattgtatACACATTAACATAGCACTTCAGGaaaaaagctttaaattaacttatttctcAAAGACCGGTACAGatattggaaaataataaaataatcttctcCCTTTTTGACTTGGTAACTTCTCCAATATTTGGTCAAAACTGACatctgaaatataattttcgtcCATTTTGAACTTGCCCTTATTATCAcaaattttcataaaagttaCTGTTAGTTTCCCTTCCTCATTATCTACCTGATTAATAACAGCAGCATAACGATATTCGGTGTTTCGACGTTAAACTTGACTAAAACGTAATCACCGATTCTCAAAATCAGTGTCGAAATTGTCACACGGTTGCAAAATTTCATTTTCTGTAATAATGTTAGTATCAGGCGAGTTATGTGCTAGGCTGGTTTCGACTTCGGATTCTGAGTCTGTGTAAACGTCCTCAACAAAGTTTCTTCACTTGGTAGTTCATAACGCCTAGATTAAAATGCTGACACTCTTCTTCACACGAGCAGCTTAAACTTTTCATTATAAGTTTCTCAGCACCTTGCGGTAATCCCAAAGGGCATCGTAATAGTTCACTCTTAATTTGATGTATTTTGAGGGTACCCTTGAAACTTTTCAAATTCTTGGCGTCTTGCTGAATatcattaattgtatattgtatatattatattgtaatattattaattgcatCAGAGTCAGTCGTAAACATTGTAATTGCAAGACATCTTTGCTGCACAGAATCAATAAAAGATTCCAAACTGTCAATGTCACCTCCTGTAGCAACGATGGCATCTGCATTTCTTTTGCACGTAGGGCCAACACCATCTGCAGCGGTCTTGCCATGGCCCTCTCTGAAAAGTTCCaggaaaacttttttatatttggaaccTCTTCATGAAGCCTTGAAGCTAATATATGGATAGTTCTGTTCCGATATTGTGTAACAGGTCCGTCGCTCATAAAATGGATGCAGGTAATATGTGCCGATAAAGTTTTGAAAATTGGCTTCAGGCTTTCCCATATAGAAGTTGGTGAATGTGCAGTGTTTTGTGAAACAGTACAATAAGATTTTGTAGAGTCTTTCGTGAAACTACAACAGTGTGAAGACTCAGCTGAAGTCTAGATTCTCCAAAATGATATGCCTGTATTTCTTCACAGTACTTTGTACAGTAATTTTCTGAAAAATCCATA
This window of the Vanessa atalanta chromosome 21, ilVanAtal1.2, whole genome shotgun sequence genome carries:
- the LOC125072316 gene encoding uncharacterized protein LOC125072316 yields the protein MLSYLFILITIFQFVTGEKGQDNAEMLGMDTKHNIKIDKDTIITKNMILQKKNRVKSVNTHNHGNVEPDWSYSSFPKEVKSHVEQFKKNMSECLKEVQKNDKRPIKSLSPMKESPVHGECLIACVLKRNGVIENGKIHKDNLLSLVRKFYEKDDKLMKKLEKNLDRCIETSIKNKNDCAMASHLNDCTNDLMMNNKHKIIVNY